The Juglans regia cultivar Chandler chromosome 11, Walnut 2.0, whole genome shotgun sequence genome contains the following window.
GccaagtgtcatgcatgcaaatgaaAGGTGAAGAGTTCGTCTTGGGAAAGTGCAAAATCTTGCTTGGGAAGAGAATGACCTACACGCCTATGAGAATTCTAGAAGAATCTTGTGAAGGGCAAGGCAAGGGCAAAGGGGATTTGTGCATTTTGCCACCCACAATGACCAATCACACAATATCCAAAACCTTGGTAGAAGGAAGATCTTCTTGCGAAGAGATAAGCTTTTTGGCCACCACACACTTCTCTCACGCCACATATCTCACATGCACACCTCACATCTAGATACATTGAACTTGCATGTAAAAATGGATGAGAAAAATGGGGGGACATGGTTTCAGGAACGCCAATGAACTACACAAACACCAACAAAATTTTTGTGAGTTCCAAGGAGTTATGCACACCACTTGTTTTTACTGAAGAGTTCCAAGAAGATTTTGCATAAGGAAGACAAATGTGAGATTCTCTAAAGTATTTACATTGGAACACTAAGAGACTTTTGGATCCCTAAGCCACACGTCCACCCAAGTTATTTTCTGACATTTTGCCCAAAGATTCATTGAATCTGGACCATACGGGGGAGCATGCCCAAGGAACCTCttaggattttgaattttgacaagataccACACCACATGTCACTCATGCAAAGGATCTTTTGGATTTCCCAAGGAGAGACAATGGAGGGGCTTTGACACATGGTGCCTATACAAGGAAATTCTTAGATTTCCTAAGAAAGTGAAGAGGATTTTGAATTTCCAAGGAGCCACGTCACTTGAcaagattattcttttcaagaatACTTTTGTGTTCCTTATAGCCTAGCCTAGTGTGCCACTCATCCCACATGCATCAGAAAATGCGCAACTTGCCCCAACATGCATCGGAAAATGCGCCAGTTGTCCTACATGGATCAAAAAAGGCGTCACTTGTCCCACATGCACCAGCTATGCCACTTGTGCAACATGCAATAGCCAAAAATCTAAGGCCATCCACTTGGCATTAAAGCTAAAACAAGAAGAAAGAGATTTTGggctattttaatataaaaacaccccttcatattttgatttgaggttttacACGAAATTCTCACCctattctcttattttcctcTCCATTCATATACACATCCAAAACTCTAGCTATACCACATTCGAATCAAGAGCCTAACACACTGCATTGGTGAAAATCAAGAGTTGTTGGTTAGAACAGTGCAAACCGAGCCTCCTCTTCAATATTTTCGACATACTCTTTGTAAGTAAAGAAAAGTtggtaagtatacactcaacttgctcttggttaatacttgtGTAAATATTTTCGTTGTTATGGTTTTTTTGATTgctatttcttgtttgtttgtttgaatatgcttataTGATCTTGGAACATGAATATGATATGAATGGTATGATTcggtttaagatgaaaatgataagaatgtTCTTAGCATGTTTTGGTTCTAAAGAGAACATTGTTGTTAATTTGTGATACTTGATGTTTCGAGTATACCATGTCTTGGAAGTTTTGGATCTTACCCAaataccatgattttatgttttgtttcattatgttttgattACTAAGCAatatgtttgaagtttgaagcatgtttaagtgatgattcttcatgttttttACTCTTAAATGTTTCGACCAAGGCACTTTTCATAGTTCCAAGTATGTATTTTGATAGTTAATGTGATCTCTATTATCATGCCATGAATGGAACATGTAATGCTCAGTTATTTCATGCACGACATTTCATGTGTtatatgtcaagtgtaagtgtgtatgtcttaagtctcatgtcacatgcatttgtaaaaaagtgttcccaaagtgttttcaaagaaaagggttaaaagttttatcacgaccccaagtgctagggtaggggaatgtcctagtggaacttctctgtctactctggagtgcttaagaatagagtAGTAACCCCTGAGTTGACAAAATATCGTCTACGAGTCTCGAATGGATTATTTTCAAAGAATGTCGGAGCAAGGAAGTGCCTAATGTTAGTAGGTGCATAAGACATGTAATCCgacgaagtaaggtcgagttaatatggaTTTCTGTTTATGACGTGTTCATCACGGTGCACAGACCGTTGATGGTGCGATAACTAGTAGGAACACGCGGTGCTAAGGGGAACCGTATTGTGTCCACCCTCTAAATAAGGATAAGAGCTCATAAgataaggatcacttgatgaaaatctcgagataagataagaatcacttgatgaaaatctcgtgatatgataatgatcactcgatgcaaatcttgtgatatgttctgataatgcaagttctgattaagatcaatatgaaaaagaaagtcaaagaagttttatgaaaaagctaaagtctctgttacaagtcAAGTTTTAgacaagtgcataagtcaagttttggTCAAGTGtacaagtcaagttctggtcaagtgcatatgtcaagtacatgtccatacACGCATTTCGTGATATACctcttgtatgcttgtgttaactatTGTATGTTACGTATTTACTTGCTAagatttatcaaaatttcactatggtagttttcactaccattcccaaCCCGAAATGATAGAACCTTTAGCAGCATCAGGAGTAGTGAGTCAGGATGATGATGAAGGCTAAGGATGTGCTCAACTCGGAGAAAGAACGGATTTAGTCATGACATACTTGGAGATAGCTAAGATTAGAAAGAtactttaatgatttttttattaaggccTTTGTAGAATACTCGTTATGTTAATAGTAAACAAAGAGCTTGATACTCCATTGCTAAGAAGTGTGATTTAAAGCTATAAATGAAGAAGTTGGGATATTAGTTTTATTCTAGTACAACATTTAAAAGACTTATTCCGCTgcgatttattgcatactgctagtatacataggtgcattgcatcttatctgtctGTACAAGGGGTATGTACacttgtgttgtatgtctcgGTGTTTCAGTCATAGGAAATTTGTTATGAATCCTAGTAAGTGGGTTGGACCGATAAATAAAAGTGGTTTAGTGGCCCATGGCCTAGATAATGTTAGTTAGAATTGGCCCATGGCCTTAGATCATCTTCTAGTATATGAAAGGGAAGGGGGGTAGTGGTTAAGGATCAGGAACATTATTGTGGAAGGCATTTTCATcttcttggaggaattgggaAACTTCGAATATCCCCAAGGCGTAGCCATTGCAATATTCATTTCTCTTGTATCTTGTTTACACATTTCAACAAACACTTCTTGTGCACTCCGTTACTCAGCCCACGTATAACCATTTCCATTTCTACACCAGCTCGTTACAACACAGAGAAGGAAGCTTAAGAAATATTATAGGAATTAACTAGGTTCATTACAATCTCAATTGCATGGAATATGCACACTTTAAAACTGTAAAAATACTTTTCCGTTATCAATTGTCCATGATTTCCTTTGTTGGCTTGTCCCACTAGTTTGCAATTGAGAATCAATTGCAATTGCCTTGGTCAACCCCAAGCCCTTAGTTCAGTCTTTTGTCGAATCAATATCTCTTGTTGGGTCCTATGCAAGGCAAGTTCAGTCTTATTGCTAAATGGCTTTATAGTTTATTTGTGGTAATGTAACCAGTGAGTTCTTCTACCTTAGAGTAGTCGCATTGGGCTAAACAAAAACTTTGTCAAATTTTACTCAAAAATTATCTTTTCCTATTTTAACTgctcattttttcaaaaactccTATATCTCGTTCCATATTCTTtctatattctattaaaataatctctctattatttctttatcatttttttaactcatttctttttacatttttaactaCTCGACTTTTTGttaatcttttttcttatgttttgaactgtTGATCTCTAGCaaagatttttaagaaaaattaatttttttttcaaagatgatATAGTTTCAAAAGTTATCCGTTCTTAATAATAAGattctttttctaaatttgCCTTCTCCAAAGTGAtaagatttcattgaaaatcaagatcatctcaatggtaacattttttaataattccaatggtcatattttaaaatgttgtcCTTTCGTAAGgtattttgtcattttctaaAGGTTAAATTTTCAAcagttataatttttatcattttcctaacaGTCATATTTTCAAATGGTAGTATTTAGTGTATAAATAAGTGCACTTGTTCTTTCATTGACATCCACAGTAACTTTCGTTTGAGATCAagagaaaattttcattccaGACTCATTCTTTACTTCGCTCTTTCTATGGCTCATTCTTTCCTTCTCAAATTGCTTCTTTATCACTTAGATTTTGATGATGAGTTGGAGGTACTTCTCAACGAAGATGGAGGATCAACATCTACTCATGGTGATACTCGTTAACATCGAAGTACACTAGGCGCCATCTTATACATAAATAGGAACGGCTCTTTCGCTACTATTTTGCATAATCACTTGTATATCCCTCTAATATATTTTGAATGAGGTTTCATATGGGttgttctctttttcttcatattcAATATGAGGTAAAAGTTTACAAGTCTTACTTTACACAAAGGAGAGATAATACTAGAAGACAAAATTGCACTTAAATTGCTTGCGTATGGAGTAACTGTCAGTTTCATAGATGAATACAAAAAGATTGGAGAAAGCACAATGGAGAGCTTGTATAAATTTGTGAAAGCGGtcgtttatattttttctaatgaataTTGGAGATCTCCAAATACTAGTGATATTGCTCAATTGCTCTCAGTTGATGAACAACGTGGATTCCAAAAGATGCTATGGAGCATTATTTGCATGTACtgaaagtgaaaaaattgtCCGGCTGCGTGGAAATGTGTGTACCATGCTATTTTGTTTCTCATATGCATTCTACAACCTTCTAAAACAATTCGCTTGAATGATTTTTTAACTATACAAACATCAAACATTCCAACATTACAAATAATGCCCTCAAGTCCAACCATCCTAcaaagaaaatagtttttttacaaAGATCAATAACATTTTAGCAATATCAATTGtcacaaaagataaatacatacatattaatTGTCACAAATCTTCACTAATTATCTAAATTACGTTCTTCCATAATCTCCATTTGATGCTAATGGAAATATGCTCGTTGTATTTCAGGTAAGGCAGTGACATCCAACAACATAATTCGCTCATCTCTTTCTAACCGCTCCCTTTTAGCTTTGTCCTTAACTTTAAGTCCTACAAATTGAAGTCTGTCCATTTCCAATCTGACTGAATATTCTATCCTCTCTTTCTCGATCAAAATGTAGTTTTTATTTGTAACACTTAGCCCGTGGAGGAGCCAAGCCACCTATAAAACGGCATGGTTTTGATGtgtgaatttttcttttcttttccctctccaTTTACCTCCGACGTTTTCTCAGTTTTAGCTTCCAGTGTTTGTCTCCTTCCCATCAGTTTTTATTCTCACCAACTCATCCACATTCATGCCACTTCATTTCagttttctttctatttcctCAACTGCCTCTGAATTTGCTGTGCCACACTACCCCCACAAACTCTTTCTTTGCTCCTCTATTTTTCCATAAGTTCTCACAGCCCCACATACGCCACTCACTGCCTTCCACCAAAGTGCACTGCGAGAAGCAGCACCACCATCACTCCCTCAAAGTGCAGCCACCCAAACACACTGCAACAAGCCGCTAGCCCCACATCCGTTAAACCATACTCCTCCATTGCGGCACCTAGACAGTCCGAGTGAAAAGTAATCCACCCACCACGAAGCTTCCCATCACGGCCAAGGAAGCCCCCACGTCTCACGACGTCCCACCTTCACGGAATGCCCTCCGCCCCTGTCGTACAGAACAACCGCAAGCCACTGCAAGGAGGCTCACGGTAGATCAAGCACACCGTGAGCCTCCTTCACGCCTCCTCCCTCTAATCAGCCATCTCCAAGTCCACCTagccgtgcaccaccaccccacctCACGAAAACCACCACAAGCCACCCTTCTCATAGAAACCCAGCCGTTTATTCCCATGTTTTCCCACACCCGAAACAGAACCACCCCTTTACTGCCACTCCTCAACTCCTTCTCAGTGCCACCAGCCACGACAAGGTTACATAGAAATCATCGGTGAAAAAATTTCTGTCACTCCCTGTCCGCCGCACTACGCTTTGTTCCCCATGGTGAGCTACCTCTCCCTACCTCACAATGAACTCCCTTCCTCCTGCCACACGCCCTCCTTTGTGCTCCAGCCGCGTCACCACAGTTCATCCAGCCCAGCCCGTCACACCTTGCCCCTCCACGCATATCTCAGTTTCAGTTGTAAGTCCATGCCGCCGCacttcatttcatttgtttttcatgtttgctGACTTcaagagttatatatatatatataggaattatTACTGTTATGCCCTTTATCATGTTTTCAAACGATAAAGTATTACAGAAGCTATTGCATAGTTGGTctaccaaataaataaaattacattattacctttgagttacaagttgcattattgtgttttaaacttttaatgtGTATTAGTAAACACTAAGTTTTCCATGTTTACAGAAATTATTTTggtaagttaaatttattttgagtaaagttttctttcaaaagtaaatgataatgttgtaattttattatgatctagtttattaaataattattattgtataacttaaaaaggaattttggtataaatatgttatgtagtattaaatctgatagtttgattttcaatagtaaataagttagagtttAATACTTTAGTCAGAGATttagttggaatttgaaaagtgttaatattttaggatttcatgaatttaggtttttgaggaattaaaataagttattttagcatcttaggtttaaatattgaaatacgtgttcaattggaatttatgaaaattacatgattatttttataggtgacgattgattttcgttTAGTACTGTTgtggaaaaattctgaaaagctaaaaaaaagtctaagtaagcgaggttcctatactaggttttatacgaattattgagactgaggttaactttctgaaaattttgcatattttgtaatgaaatgagaacttgggaaaaaccaacctcggtctcttatttgcattactcatgaaatctatacgaaaaatgaaaaatatttatgacatGCATTGTGCAGACATGAGCTATATTTTGTCATATTgtctctaaaatttgaaaaagagcgatattgaaaatctgaaaatttgtgcaatgatttagaaagatgttccgacttttctttttagtatgtgaaaatgatctgaatatgttttgatactctgttttgttttgatatggcatctgaaaacctttgacatggtgtactgattttgtatctgactctctctgctctgttatgctctgctctgctctatttgggttagtaccaacttctctatctctaAGTGTATctactttggaaataaagtggttttatgtggtctttcctgtacacactcagggctccgagagtaataagagaaatgtttcacctctgtctctaccCGGTTTGGCCATCGGGGTTAGCGCAACCCTACCACGAgcgtgaaacatggtctctgctctgtgagatgctctgttttgatgtgacaATGgtgctcaggttatgttatgccaaaataCTCTGGGTTTTATGTGACTTAAAACCATCGCTttgttaagtttgaaaatatcttttgttctgcatgataattctagaaaatattttgttcggcatactgtactttgtaattgctcatgtttgcacgctagcatatgtcatctgcttactgaattgttgataactcaccccgtacctccacaacatttttcagatattttggatatttcagcgaaggttcaagaataggaagcatgggtaaggctttgtgagcatagtctattaaatacaaagaggtacttgttattggagaatttttatgGAATAGTTTTGTTTTGCCCTATTGACTTAGTACTTTGAGAAGTTGGCATTTATTTTGAGACTTCGTCGTAttgtttgttatttattttggagtagatGGTTTAAAGCAATGAGGTCTATGAGTAAATGAGAAATTggagtttatatttatatagtgagatatgattttaagtgttaagaaGTAACTTTCCGACCCAtccgggaccggggcgttacattatTCCTTAAGATGAAAAAGCTTTTTCTCTTGAAGGTGTGACTCTTTGAGATCCCAACAATGTCCTCAATTGGCCTAGAGTCCTTCTTTCGTTTGGCTTTCCCCTCTTTACTTCTCATTGGCCTCTCTAACTCAACAACATCATTCTCTATGACATTGTCCCCCTTGGCTTCATTTAGTGACCAATGTCGGGGATCTTATCTTTACTTGGTCCTTGGAGCAACGCTCAACCGATTTTGGTTGGTCTTTCAACAGAtgccaacaaaaatagaaattggTTCTTCTCGAGTGATTGGTACATAAtcttcgttttttcaaacttgcaaaatagaaacaaacataaaaaaacaaaaaaatattagtgtGTATTTAAAAGTCCAAAAGCATAAAAAGGATGTATAGACAATAGCATAAAAAGCTAGAACTTGGGCAAGCTTTATAAatgacccaattgtatgctcGATCGTAGGttgcttattattattattttttgaaagaaaagtacTTCATTTCATAAAGGTGTAACACCTTGAGATAGGTTACAATAGTGTTGAgcaatgaaaattacattctcaATGATAGGAGGAACATTATTCCACCAAATAAACATATCTTCTATGGACCAGGCATGTCTTGCAAGTCGATGGGCAGCCTCATTTGTGAATCTGTTGTTGTACTGAATACTGCACTGAGGAAAAGTTTGCATCAAACTTTTTACATTTGCTACCACAGATCTTATAGCTGCATTGGACTCAGATGATCTGTTGACCTCTTCTACTAGGAACAAACAATCACTTTCTATAATCAGCTTAGGGATGCCCAAACTCATGCACAATTGAAGTCCTCTCAATAATGCCCCAACTTCAACTTGTTCCAATTCCAGAAAAACAGTTTCAACTCTACTAACTGCCATAAGTACTTCGCCCATGTGGTTCCTTAGAACATCATCCATACTAGCTTTGTTTAAATCAAAGAAGAGAGCCCCATCAATATTTAGCTTAAAAGAGTCTTCTGGAGGGGGTGACAATCTGTACAACAGGTTTTTAGAATTAAAAGCCCCAATTGATGCCTAACCACAACAGTATGCAACTTCTTTGTAAAAGCAAAACCAATAACTTGCTGAGGAGGTAAAGCAATCTGTTCATGAACCATCTTGTTCCTTCTGAACCAAAAGCCCAAACCATCAAGAAAAAGTCAGCCAGTCTCTCAGTAAAACCTTTGAAGAGAATATCCATTGCAGTAGTGATAAAAGATCTGATTTGGCCTccattttgaaaaacaaaaaacctacGCATTAAGAAATCATGGATGGAAGGGCATAATATCAACATATGCCTCAAATCCTCAATTGGATGTTGACAAAAACAACATTACCCCTCAATGTCCAGTTTTCTCTTAAGGAACTTTATAAGGAACTTTTAACTTCCATAGAGCAGTCCagaattttttcatcaaagccCCATTAGAGGACTCCCCATGTTTAAATTCCAAGCAAGTTTTAAAGAATCTATAAGCACTTTTGACAGAGAAAGATCCTGACTTCTCATGTTCCCACATCCACTGATCTATTGCTCCAGCATGACTAGGATGCAATCTGATAATAGCATCCACAATGTTTGGAATAAATAGAGCTCTAACTTTTGCAATGTCCCACCATTTAGTACTTGGATCAATAAGAGATAAAACTTGATTGTCCAATTGGCAAAGTTGCTCAATACTCTGCTCATCTCCCATTTCTTGTCTCAGATTTTGAAATCCAGGTATCCAAGCACCattcaaaatatgaattaaGCTACCATCATCCACATTCCATCTTCCACCTTTCACTAGCAGGTTCTTTGCCTCCCAAATACCCCTCCAAGCATAAGAGGGATTTCCTTCAAGAGAAGCTGTCAAAAGGTTCCCATTAGAAAAGTATCTAGCATCATACATCTTGTGAAATAAACTCTCCTTACTCTGCAATAAAGCTTGTTTAGCCAACATGGCCATATTGAAAATCTATAGCTCCTTAAACCTCATGTCTCCCACAAATTTTGAACTGCACATCTTCTTCCAGCTTAGCCAATGAACCTTTCTTTCCTCATTCTTTTGACCCCACTAATATCTGGCCATCATACTCTCAATTTTAGAGCAAAGCTTAGTTGGAATCTTGAAGCAACTCATGGCATAAGATGGAATTTCCAAAGCTACTGCTTTAAGGAGGATTTCCCTACCCCCTTGAGAGAACATATTAATTTTCCATCCTTGCAACTTGAGCCAAACTTTGTGCTTAATTCCTGCAAAAGCCCTTGATTTCGACCTACCCACCACATGGGGCAGCCCAAGATACTTATCATATTGCTGCACTTGAGTTGAGCACCACAAATTCATAATAGCCTGCCTATTATTCTGATCCACATTGGCACTAAAACCCATTGCTATTTTCTCTCTATTCAACTGTTGGCCTGAAGCAACTTCATACTACTTTAATAGAACTTGCAATCTTACATTTGTGTCCACATTTGCATTACAAAAAAACAAGCTATCATCATCTACAAATAGCAGATGATTTAGCTTAGGGACTCGATGACAAATTTGTATGCCAGTAACAGACTTAGCTCTTTCAGCCTCTCTCAAAAGACTAATCAACCCTTCAGTACACAATAGAAAGAGACAAGGAGAAAtaggatcaccttgcctcaacCCTCGTGAAGGAACAATAAAACCAGTAGGAGAGCCAttaatcaaaattgaaaaagaaggaGTCCTCACACACATCATCACAAGCTAAATTAAATTCTCATGGAAATCCCAACTTGCTCATAACAGATTCAAGAAAACCCCATTCaactctatcataagctttgTTCATATCAAGCTTGATAGACATAaatcctttctttcctttcttcttcctcttaaaaaaatgtaaaacttcATAGGCCACGAGGACATTATTTGTGATGAGTCTTCCAGGCAGGAAAGAGGACTGTGTATCAGAGATGACCACAGGTAATACTTGTTTGATTATATTAGCAATAACCTTAGAAAtcagcttatatataaattacataaactaataggTCTAAGGTCATTAACTGTTTGAGGACACTTATTCTTAGGGACCAAGGTGATGAAAGTATGATTAAGGGCTTGAGGCATTTCACCATGTTTCAAAGCATGTAGGACAGCAGTAGTGATGGAAGTACCAATGTTAGGCCAAAATTGCTGGAAGAAGAGAGGTGGCATACCATCAGGCCCTAGTGTTTTGTTGGGGTGCATCTCTTTCAAAGCTTGAAGAACTTCAACAGCTATGTAAGGTTTAATAAGTTCAGCATTCATCTCAGGTGAgaccttcctctccattttatcaagaATAACTTCCTAGTCTCGAGATCCTGCAAAagtaaacaaagaagaaaagtagTTAACAATCAACCTGTCACAATCCTCTCCTTCTTGCCAGCATTCACTTGCATCCCTTAGTTTTGATATCaaattcttcctctttctttgaGATGCTTTagcatggaaaaattttgtattttgatctcCTACAGCTAATCATAAAGCTCTTGATCTTTGTTTCCACATTATCTCCTCCCTCTCCATCCATTTCTGGATCTCAATTGAAGCTTCACCAATCTCCCTTGTATTTAAAGTTGTTGGGGCCTTACTTTGTTCCATTGAGAGTTTGAGCTTTGCTTCTTTCAACTTGACCTGGACCTTGCCAAATTGGGATTTGTTCCACCTTTGTAGCTTTCTGCTACAACCTAAAATGCAATCCATAACACCCTGCATACCACTAGAGGAAGCTACAGAAAGCCGCTCCTGCTGGACAATTCTTGAACATTCCATTTCTCCAAGCCACATTGCCTCAAACCTGAAGGGTTTAGCACCTCCCCTTCTTAGCTGGGCACCTTCTAACTCAATCCATAGGGGGAGATGATTAGAGTAAGAGATAGAGCCATGGGTGACTAAGGCTCTATTGAAGAGATTACACCAATAGGCATTACCAAGAAACCTATCCAATCTCTCATAAACCCGAGCCACATCCTGTCTTCCATTGCACCAAGTGTATTTTGGACCACAAAAACCAAGGTCCCTTAATTCACAGTCCAGGAGCATTTGTTGGAAATCAACCATTTGTTGTTGTGGTCAATCTCTTGCCCCCCATCTCTCATGTACTGTTAAAATCTCATTGAAGTCCCCAAACACTAGCCAAGCCTCCTCCTAATTCCTCCTCAAACTTCTTAACAGATTCCAAGTTTCCATTCTTCTTGCAGCGTCAGGTTGAC
Protein-coding sequences here:
- the LOC109003365 gene encoding uncharacterized protein LOC109003365, translating into MERKVSPEMNAELIKPYIAVEVLQALKEMHPNKTLGPDGQQLNREKIAMGFSANVDQNNRQAIMNLWCSTQVQQYDKYLGLPHVVGRSKSRAFAGIKHKVWLKLQGWKINMFSQGGREILLKAVALEIPSYAMSCFKIPTKLCSKIESMMARY